The genomic stretch GAGATCAACCAGAAAGTCATCGGAACCGCCTTGATGGGCACGGAAAAATACCAGTATCTGCTCCCCTTCGAGGTAATCAGTGTCCTGCTATTGACCTGCATCATCGGTGGAATTATGATTGCGAGAAAAAGATAATATAAATGTAGAATGTAGAGTTTAGAATTTAGAATGAAAAAACAACTACCCCCTCCGACTCCCCCTGTGTAAGGGGGAGTTAGAGGGGGTAGTCAAAACGTTGGCTTGTGCGGCCGGAATCTAAAATCTAAAATCTAAAATTTAAAATCAGTATATGGAACTACACATGGAATATTACTTGGTGATCAGCACGATCATGCTTTTCGCGGGAATCTACGGTTTCATTACCCGGAGAAACCTGCTTGCCGTGTTGATCTCTATCGAGTTGATCCTAAACTCAGTGGATATCAACTTTGCCGTGTTCAACCGTTATCTCTTCCCCGAACAACTGGAAGGCTTTTTCTTCACCCTGTTCGCCATCGGGGTTTCCGCTTGCGAAACAGCCGTCGCCATAGCCATCATCATTAATATATACCGGAACATCCGCAATATACAGGTGAAAAACTTGAACGAGCTGAAAGAAGAAAACAAAGCAATTGAAAATTGAAAATGAAAAAACAACTACCCCCTCCGACTCCCCCTTGCACAGGGGGAGAGGCGAACGCGAGAATGCGCCGCGATGCAACAATGCAGCGTGTCCTCCCCCTTTCCAAGGGGGAGTTAGAGGGGGTTCAATCTAAAATCTAAAATTTAAAATCAAGAAATCGAAACATGGAATATACAGTTTTAATATTGATACTACCATTGCTAACATTTCTAGCTTTAGGCTTGTTGGGGACGAAATTGAAACCCACCACGGCCGGGTGCATAGGAACGTTGTCTTTGGCGATATGTGCCTTGCTGGCTTACATGACGGCATGGCAATATTTCTCGATGCCCCGGGTAGAAGGCGTGCGCCTCCCGGTCATCCCGTTCAACTTCGAATGGCTGCGTTTCACGCAATACCTGCATATTGATCTGGGTATCTTGCTAGACCCGATTTCCGTCATGATGCTGGTGGTAATCACCACCGTATCGTTGATGGTACACGTTTACAGCTTGGGATACATGCACGGGGAAAAAGGTTTCCAGCGTTATTACGCCTTCCTTTCCCTTTTCAGCTTCTCGATGCTGGGTCTCGTGGTAGCCACGAACATCTTCCAGATGTACATATTCTGGGAGCTGGTGGGTGTTTCCTCCTACCTGTTGATCGGTTTCTACTACACGAAACCGGAGGCCATCGCCGCGTCCAAGAAAGCGTTTATCGTCACCCGGTTCGCCGACCTCGGTTTCTTGATCGGCATCCTGTTGCTTTCGTTCTACACGAAAACCTTCTCTTTCGACCTGTTAACCTCAGGCGACTCTTCACTCTTTGCCGGGGCTGCCGGGACAACCTTCATGGGATGTTCCGTGATGAGCTGGGCAATGGCCCTGATTTTCATGGGAGGTGCCGGAAAGTCGGCCATGTTCCTGTTACACATCTGGTTACCGGACGCGATGGAAGGTCCTACCCCCGTGTCGGCACTGATCCACGCGGCCACGATGGTCGTTGCCGGGGTTTATCTCGTGGCTCGCTTGTTCCCCGTGTACTACTTCGAGGCACCGGAGGTACTCGTACTGATCGCGGTCGTGGGAGCGGTCACGTCCCTCTACGCGGCAGTAGTTGCCTGCGTGCAGACGGACATCAAGCGAGTGCTGGCCTTCTCCACGATCTCGCAGATCGGTTTCATGATGGTAGCCCTCGGTGTTTCCGGGATGGAAGGACACGAAGGCTTGGGCTACATGGCATCCATGTTCCACCTCTTCACGCACGCCATGTTTAAAGCCTTGTTATTCCTCGGTGCGGGAGCCATTATCCATGCCGTTCACAGCAACGAGATGAGCCACATGGGTGGTCTTCGTAAATACTTGCCCGTGACGCACGTCACGTTCCTCGTGGCTTGCCTCGCTATTTCAGGAATCCCCCCCTTCTCCGGGTTCTTCAGCAAGGACGAAATCTTGACTGCCACGTTCATGTTCAGCCCGGTACTTGGTGTCGTGATGAGCTTCATCGCGGCCCTGACGGCATTCTACATGTTCCGCCTCTATTACAACATCTTCTGGGGTAAAGAAAGCACGCACGAACATGCCCCGCACGAGGCCCCGAAGAGCATGACCCTACCCCTCGTGTTCCTTGCCGTGGTAACACTTTTCGCCGGGTTCATCCCTTTCGGGAAGTTTATCAGCAGCAACGGGATGGAATACATCATCCACCTGGACTGGACGGTAGCCGGCACCAG from Butyricimonas virosa encodes the following:
- the nuoK gene encoding NADH-quinone oxidoreductase subunit NuoK, whose protein sequence is MEYYLVISTIMLFAGIYGFITRRNLLAVLISIELILNSVDINFAVFNRYLFPEQLEGFFFTLFAIGVSACETAVAIAIIINIYRNIRNIQVKNLNELKEENKAIEN
- the nuoL gene encoding NADH-quinone oxidoreductase subunit L translates to MEYTVLILILPLLTFLALGLLGTKLKPTTAGCIGTLSLAICALLAYMTAWQYFSMPRVEGVRLPVIPFNFEWLRFTQYLHIDLGILLDPISVMMLVVITTVSLMVHVYSLGYMHGEKGFQRYYAFLSLFSFSMLGLVVATNIFQMYIFWELVGVSSYLLIGFYYTKPEAIAASKKAFIVTRFADLGFLIGILLLSFYTKTFSFDLLTSGDSSLFAGAAGTTFMGCSVMSWAMALIFMGGAGKSAMFLLHIWLPDAMEGPTPVSALIHAATMVVAGVYLVARLFPVYYFEAPEVLVLIAVVGAVTSLYAAVVACVQTDIKRVLAFSTISQIGFMMVALGVSGMEGHEGLGYMASMFHLFTHAMFKALLFLGAGAIIHAVHSNEMSHMGGLRKYLPVTHVTFLVACLAISGIPPFSGFFSKDEILTATFMFSPVLGVVMSFIAALTAFYMFRLYYNIFWGKESTHEHAPHEAPKSMTLPLVFLAVVTLFAGFIPFGKFISSNGMEYIIHLDWTVAGTSIVVAVISIALATWFYKGSNPIPDRLATTFGGLHRAAYRRFYMDELYLFITKRIIFNCVSRPIAWFDRHVIDGSLNGLANVTQRLSYSIRGLQSGQVQQYAYVILFGSLLILVAVLLVM